From Salvelinus sp. IW2-2015 linkage group LG2, ASM291031v2, whole genome shotgun sequence, one genomic window encodes:
- the LOC111977347 gene encoding LOW QUALITY PROTEIN: ras-related protein Ral-B-like (The sequence of the model RefSeq protein was modified relative to this genomic sequence to represent the inferred CDS: deleted 1 base in 1 codon) produces the protein MAASKSKTQSSLALHKVIMVGSGGVGKSALTLQFMYDEFVEDYEPTKADSYRKKVVLDGEEVQIDILDTAGQEDYAAIRDNYFRSGEGFLLVFSITEHESFTATAEFREQILRVKAEEVRFLLVVGNKSDLEDRRQVSVDEARAKAEEWGVQYVETSAKTRANVDKVFFDLMREVRGKKMSENKDKNGKGKNKNKNKKSFKERCCLL, from the exons ATGGCTGCCAGTAAGagtaagacccagagttctcTGGCCTTGCACAAGGTCATTATGGTGGGGAGTGGTGGCGTGGGCAAGTCCGCCCTCACGCTGCAGTTCATGTACGACGAG TTTGTGGAGGACTATGAGCCCACCAAGGCAGACAGCTACAGGAAGAAGGTGGTGCTAGATGGAGAGGAGGTCCAGATCGACATCCTGGACACGGCTGGACAGGAGGACTATGCTGCCATCAGAGACAACTACTTCAGGAGTGGAGAGGGCTTCCTGCTAGTCTTCTCCATCACAGAACACGAGTCCTTCACAGCTACTGCAGAGTTCAG GGAGCAGATACTGCGGGTGAAGGCAGAGGAGGTAAGATTC CTGTTGGTTGTGGGGAACAAGTCTGACTTGGAGGACCGCAGACAGGTCTCTGTAGACGAGGCCCGAGCCAAGGCAGAGGAGTGGGGAGTGCAGTATGTAGAGACATCAGCTAAGACACGAGCCAACGTTGACAAG GTATTCTTTGACCTAATGCGAGAGGTGCGAGGCAAGAAGATGTCAGAAAACAAGGACAAAAACGGCAAGGGGAAGAACAAGAATAAGAACAAGAAGAGTTTCAAAGAGCGATGCTGTTTACTCTGA